The DNA segment TGAACCTTCACAATTAATCTGTATTTGTTTCCGTGTATATTGAAAACGATTTTATTATCTTTAAGAAAGCTAGCATTCCTGTATTTTTCTTTGATATCAGAAGGAGATTTCCAACTAGTTCTGGAAGTGTCTTTAAACCAAACTTCGATAGGTATTTTAGAGTCAGAATATTTAGGAATAGAGTAGAAATCTCTTAAAATCTTTCTCGAAATCACCCTCACAAACCAATAGAAGCA comes from the Leptospira bandrabouensis genome and includes:
- a CDS encoding type II toxin-antitoxin system HigB family toxin, translated to MRVISRKILRDFYSIPKYSDSKIPIEVWFKDTSRTSWKSPSDIKEKYRNASFLKDNKIVFNIHGNKYRLIVKVHYNLQTVFIRFIGTHEQYDKINAEVI